From the Lolium rigidum isolate FL_2022 chromosome 2, APGP_CSIRO_Lrig_0.1, whole genome shotgun sequence genome, one window contains:
- the LOC124691724 gene encoding uncharacterized protein LOC124691724: MDETAAAATETVTETAPVAATEQKSSYRYWVREATGDAAPLPVPRKLDAAAAAAANGTGNGNAPQALGSVWNQAGTWEEKNLNSWASCRIKDLLGSLGSLDFSTGKASIDEVSKCSGDAYLVTVRNKKRVGYNYELSLRFKGEWIIKEEQKKVTGHIDIPEFSFGELDDLEAEVRFTDSLEWDDKSRIGKDVKSFLSPIREKLRTFEQELKDR, from the exons ATGgacgagacggcggcggcggcgacggagacgGTGACGGAGACAGCACCCGTGGCGGCGACGGAGCAGAAGTCGTCGTACAGGTACTGGGTGCGGGAGGCCACCGGCGACGCCGCGCCGCTCCCGGTCCCCCGCaagctcgacgccgccgccgcggccgccgccaacgGCACAGGCAATGGGAACGCGCCACAGGCCCTCGGCTCCGTCTGGAATCAG GCTGGAACATGGGAGGAAAAGAACCTCAATTCATGGGCTAGTTGTAGGATAAAG GACTTGCTGGGTTCTTTGGGTTCATTGGACTTCTCCACAGGGAAGGCATCCATTGATGAAGTGTCCAAATGCTCAGGCGAT GCGTATCTAGTAACAGTCCGCAATAAGAAGAGGGTAGGGTATAATTATGAACTGAGCTTGAGATTTAAAG GTGAATGGATAATCAAGGAAGAGCAGAAGAAGGTCACGGGGCATATAGACATCCCTGAGTTTTCATTTGGTGAGCTTGATGACCTAGAG GCAGAAGTAAGGTTTACTGATAGCCTTGAATGGGACGACAAGTCACGGATCGGCAAGGACGTGAAATCATTCCTTTCTCCTATCAGGGAGAAACTGCGTACGTTTGAGCAAGAGCTTAAAGATAGGTAG
- the LOC124689704 gene encoding protein arginine N-methyltransferase 5, with amino-acid sequence MPLGQRAGDKSDSRYCGVEVLDFPAGDGLPAVLSHSLSSAFDFLLAPLVDPEYRPTPGAVLPVAASDLVLSPSQWSSHIVGKISEWIDLDSEDEQLRLDSELTLKQEIAWASHLSLQACVLPPPRRSSCANYARVVNNILQGLTNMQLWLRIPLEKSEPMDEAQVNNNNPTSDIVDSWEWWNSFRLLCEHSSQLYVALDILSSLPSMNSLGRWFGEPVRAAILQTDAFLTNARGYPCLSKRHQTLLTGFFNHSVQAIISGRSNHNVSQASEGVLGVDENHTEDTPTRHALSPYLDYIAYLYQRMDPLPEQERFEINYRDFLQSPLQPLMDNLEAQTYETFEKDTVKYTQYQRAIAKALVDKVSDDEIPTTKTVLMVVGAGRGPLVRASLQAAEETGRKLKVYAVEKNPNAVITLHSLIKLEGWESMVTIISSDMRCWDAPEKADILVSELLGSFGDNELSPECLDGAQRFLKPDGISIPSSYTSFIQPVTASKLHNDIKQHKDIAHFETAYVVKLHRVARLAPPQEVFSFTHPNFSPKTTNQRYTKLQFELPQDTGSCLVHGFAGYFDAVLYKDVHLGIEPNTCTPNMFSWFPIFFPLRKPIYVPSESPIEVHFWRCCGATKVWYEWALMAPSPSPIHNSSGRSYWVGL; translated from the exons ATGCCGCTGGGGCAGCGCGCCGGGGACAAGAGCGACTCCCGCTACTGCGGGGTGGAGGTGCTCGACTTCCCCGCCGGCGACGGCCTCCCCGCCGTCCTCTCCCACTCCCTCTCCTCCGCCTTCGACTTCCTCCTCGCCCCGCTC GTCGATCCCGAGTACCGGCCCACGCCCGGCGCCGTCCTGCCGGTGGCGGCCTCGGACCTCGTCCTCAGCCCGTCCCAGTGGAGCAGCCACATCGTCGGGAAGATCAGCGAGTGGATTGATTTGGACTCGGAGGATGAGCAGCTCCGCTTGGACTCGGAGCTCACCCTCAAGCAGGAGATTGCGTGGGCCTCCCATCTCTCCTTGCAG GCATGCGTTCTTCCTCCTCCCAGGAGATCGTCCTGTGCCAATTATGCTAGAGTTGTAAATAATATTTTGCAAGGCCTGACCAATATGCAG CTGTGGCTTAGGATACCTCTGGAGAAGTCTGAACCCATGGATGAAGCCCAAGTAAATAATAATAATCCCACG AGTGACATAGTAGATTCGTGGGAATGGTGGAATTCGTTCAGACTATTATGTGAGCATAGCAGTCAACTGTATGTAGCACTGGATATCTT GAGCTCACTGCCATCAATGAATTCCCTAGGGCGGTGGTTTGGGGAGCCTGTAAGGGCTGCAATTCTTCAAACGGAT GCTTTTCTAACAAATGCAAGAGGCTACCCTTGCTTGTCAAAGCGCCATCAGACTCTGCTTACTGGATTTTTTAACCATTCAGTTCAG GCTATTATTTCTGGGAGATCAAACCATAATGTTTCCCAAGCATCTGAAGGAGTGCTCGGAGTTGATGAAAACCACACTGAAG ATACCCCCACTCGGCATGCATTGAGCCCGTACCTAGACTACATCGCCTACCTCTATCAGAGGATGGATCCACTTCCTGAACAGGAACGCTTCGAG ATCAACTACAGGGATTTCCTGCAATCTCCTCTCCAG CCTCTTATGGATAATTTGGAAGCTCAAACTTATGAGACTTTCGAGAAAGACACTGTGAAATATACACAG TATCAAAGAGCCATCGCCAAGGCTTTGGTTGATAAGGTTTCAGACGATGAAATCCCCACAACTAAGACG GTTTTGATGGTTGTTGGAGCAGGCCGAGGGCCTTTAGTAAGAGCATCATTGCAG GCTGCAGAAGAGACTGGTCGCAAGTTAAAAGTATATGCCGTGGAGAAAAATCCTAACGCTGTTATTACCCTGCAT agtttgatcaaattggaagggTGGGAAAGCATGGTTACTATAATCTCTAGTGACATGCGGTGCTGGGATGCTCCTGAAAAAGCTGATATTTTG GTCAGTGAGTTGCTTGGATCCTTTGGTGATAACGAATTATCTCCTGAGTGTCTAGATGGTGCCCAGAGATTCTTGAAGCCCGATGGGATTTCTATTCCTTCCTC ATACACAAGTTTTATCCAACCAGTAACAGCATCCAAACTACACAATGAT ATCAAACAGCACAAAGATATAGCACATTTTGAAACTGCATATGTTGTCAAGCTACACCGAGTGGCAAGACTTGCGCCTCCACAAGAG GTTTTTTCTTTCACACACCCAAATTTCTCACCTAAAACTACCAACCAAAGGTATACCAAGTTGCAGTTTGAACTACCACAAGATACGGGGTCATGCCTTGTACATG GATTTGCTGGATATTTTGATGCTGTACTGTATAAAGATGTCCATCTCGGGATTGAGCCAAACACATGTACACCAAACATGTTTAGCTG GTTCCCGATCTTCTTCCCACTGAGGAAGCCCATCTACGTACCGTCGGAGTCACCCATAGAAGTGCACTTCTGGCGATGCTGTGGTGCCACTAAG GTGTGGTACGAGTGGGCTCTGATGGCGCCGTCTCCATCCCCAATTCATAACAGCAGCGGCCGGTCATATTGGGTTGGTCTATGA
- the LOC124689705 gene encoding probable xyloglucan galactosyltransferase GT19 — protein MSRRLLFLLLIIASASAATPVPDACAGRRIHIRQLPARFNTDLLRHCDTAFPLADHPSATPSCSSLANHGLGPRTHNRTRSWYRTDARLLEPFFHRRLLDHRCLVDDPARADAVFLPYYAALDALPFVLEPAMLNFSGVHGVPLAQFLAGDRPRVLARRHGHDHFLVLAGPAWDYSQPPDTDPRLWGSTSLLRRPEFDNFTFLTLESRAWPWQEHAVPHPTSFHPSSLPRLRAWIARARRSRRPTLMLYAGTVSKPSRPNIRGSILAECANRTLDVCNLVDCSGACALDPIRYMRPMLKARFCLQPPGDTPTRRSTFDAIVAGCVPVFFENASARTQYGWHLPPGTYDEFSVTIPKDAVVLGGVQILETLAAVPEEEVARMRERLLELAPRVVYRRHGSEEMGMDAVDIAVEGALRRIRRRVRALEDGRPEALYSLDDDDQVI, from the coding sequence ATGTCGCGccgtctcctcttcctcctcctcatcatcgcctCCGCCTCAGCGGCCACGCCGGTCCCGGACGCGTGCGCCGGCCGCCGCATCCACATCCGCCAGCTCCCAGCCCGCTTCAACACGGACCTCCTCCGGCACTGCGACACCGCCTTCCCGCTGGCCGACCACCCCTCCGCCACCCCCTCCTGCTCCTCGCTCGCCAACCACGGCCTCGGCCCGCGCACCCACAACCGCACCCGGTCATGGTACCGCACCGACGCGCGCCTCCTCGAGCCCTtcttccaccgccgcctccttgaTCACCGCTGCCTCGTCGACGACCCCGCCCGCGCCGACGCGGTCTTCCTCCCCTACTACGCCGCGCTGGACGCGCTCCCCTTCGTCCTCGAGCCCGCCATGCTCAACTTCTCCGGCGTCCACGGCGTGCCCCTCGCGCAGTTCCTGGCCGGCGACCGCCCGCGCGTCCTCGCGCGCCGCCACGGGCACGACCACTTCCTCGTCCTCGCCGGCCCCGCCTGGGACTACTCGCAGCCGCCGGACACCGACCCGAGGCTCTGGGGCAGCACCTCCCTGCTCCGCCGCCCGGAGTTCGACAACTTCACCTTCCTCACCCTCGAGTCCCGCGCGTGGCCGTGGCAGGAGCACGCCGTGCCGCACCCGACGTCCTTCCACCCGTCCTCCCTCCCGCGTCTCCGCGCCTGGATCGCCCGCGCGCGCCGCTCCCGCCGCCCGACGCTCATGCTCTACGCCGGCACCGTGTCCAAGCCGTCGCGGCCCAACATCCGCGGCTCCATCCTCGCCGAGTGCGCCAACCGCACCCTCGACGTCTGCAACCTTGTCGACTGCTCCGGCGCGTGCGCGCTCGACCCGATCCGCTACATGCGGCCCATGCTCAAGGCCAGGTTCTGCCTCCAGCCGCCGGGGGACACGCCGACGCGGCGGTCGACGTTCGACGCGATCGTCGCCGGGTGCGTGCCGGTGTTCTTCGAGAACGCGTCGGCCAGGACGCAGTACGGCTGGCACCTGCCCCCCGGGACGTACGACGAGTTCTCGGTCACCATACCCAAGGACGCGGTGGTGCTGGGCGGAGTGCAGATCCTGGAGACCCTGGCGGccgtgccggaggaggaggtggcgaggATGCGGGAACGGTTGCTGGAGCTGGCACCCAGGGTGGTTTACCGGCGGCACGGCAGCGAGGAGATGGGCATGGACGCGGTGGACATCGCCGTGGAGGGCGCGCTGCGAAGGATACGGAGGAGGGTGCGCGCGCTGGAGGACGGCCGGCCGGAGGCGTTGTACTCGCTGGACGACGACGACCAAGTGATCTAG